In one window of Ovis aries strain OAR_USU_Benz2616 breed Rambouillet chromosome 3, ARS-UI_Ramb_v3.0, whole genome shotgun sequence DNA:
- the LOC106991031 gene encoding uncharacterized protein LOC106991031, translated as MSPGRAPWQRYSVEKQPPPKGDAGKMMGLRSGDTWEPESLSGPGALSGGFATGGAGWTPACRALNADDKPFPRSPGRGLDPLHPLPRLLPSAGRSQEGCTRGRPFKSASLRLQAAQADGPQLLRRHQSRPPGPDRVAGGAGEPGGRQVWADSPFIPRLGRAQTSGRPCSPCGACLYRAWRPGEGRGCGERGAREAAPWGPADTEPPSWPDCVTSGLSLPSSVPRLPQQPSSLPRKPLHSVDSQPMAHRGSPVCCCFSPET; from the exons ATGTCCCCAGGAAGAGCTCCTTGGCAGAGATACTCTGTGGAGAAGCAGCCACCACCCAAGGGAGATGCTGGAAAAATGATG GGCCTGAGATCCGGCGACACCTGGGAGCCGGAGTCGCTGTCCGGCCCGGGGGCGCTGAGTGGGGGCTTCGCAACCGGTGGTGCAGGCTGGACACCCGCCTGCAGGGCCTTGAATGCCGACGACAAGCCGTTTCCTCGCTCCCCTGGGCGGGGCTTGGACCCtctgcaccccctcccccgcctcctccCCTCCGCCGGGCGATCCCAGGAAGGCTGCACCCGCGGCCGCCCTTTCAAGTCGGCCTCCCTGAGGCTCCAAGCCGCCCAGGCAGATGGGCCGCAGCTCCTCCGCCGACATCAAAGCCGGCCGCCCGGGCCTGATCGGGTTGCGGGAGGGGCGGGCGAGCCAGGAGGGAGGCAGGTTTGGGCGGATTCCCCTTTCATCCCGCGGCTCGGGCGGGCGCAGACCTCCGGGAGGCCCTGCAGCCCCTGCGGGGCGTGTCTCTACAGGGCCTGGCGGCCCGGGGAAGGTAGGGGCTGCGGGGAGCGGGGTGCCCGGGAGGCTGCGCCTTGGGGCCCGGCGGACACAGAGCCTCCATCCTGGCCGGACTGCGTGACCTCGGGCCTGTCGCTGCCCTCCTCTGTGCCTCGGCTTCCGCAGcagccctcctccctgcccaggaAGCCCTTGCACTCG GTGGACTCGCAACCGATGGCTCACCGGGGAAgtcctgtttgttgttgtttttctccaGAGACTTGA